In the genome of Triticum urartu cultivar G1812 chromosome 5, Tu2.1, whole genome shotgun sequence, one region contains:
- the LOC125510689 gene encoding zinc finger protein 1: MSSSAMEALHALIPEQQQRDGEMAAAALSGATSGEESGHVLQGWAKRKRSRRQRSEEENLALCLLMLSRGGKQRVQAPQPESFSAPVPAEFKCSVCGKSFSSYQALGGHKTSHRVKQPSPPADAAAAPLVALPAVAAVLPSAEPATSSTAASSDGTTNRVHRCSICQKEFPTGQALGGHKRKHYDGGVGSVAPSSTELLAAAAAESEVGSTGNGSSAARAFDLNIPAVPEFVWRPCAKGKMWEDEEEVQSPLAFKKPRLLTA; the protein is encoded by the coding sequence ATGTCGTCGTCGGCCATGGAAGCGCTCCACGCCCTGAtcccggagcagcagcagcgcgacGGGGAGATGGCGGCCGCGGCGCTCAGCGGCGCCACCAGCGGCGAGGAGAGCGGCCACGTGCTGCAGGGCTGGGCCAAGAGGAAGCGATCGCGCCGCCAGCGCTCCGAGGAGGAGAACCTCGCGCTCTGCCTCCTCATGCTCTCCCGCGGCGGCAAGCAGCGTGTTCAGGCGCCGCAGCCGGAGTCGTTCTCTGCGCCGGTGCCTGCCGAGTTCAAGTGCTCCGTCTGCGGCAAGTCCTTCAGCTCCTACCAGGCGCTGGGTGGCCACAAGACGAGCCACCGGGTGAAGCAGCCGTCTCCTCCCGCTGATGCCGCCGCCGCTCCACTCGTGGCCCTCCCGGCCGTCGCCGCCGTCCTGCCGTCCGCCGAGCCGGCCACGTCGTCCACCGCCGCGTCCTCCGACGGCACGACCAACAGGGTCCACAGGTGCTCCATCTGCCAAAAGGAGTTCCCCACCGGGCAGGCGCTGGGCGGGCACAAGAGGAAGCACTACGACGGAGGCGTGGGCAGCGTCGCCCCCTCGTCCACCGAGCTTCTGGCCGCCGCGGCCGCCGAGTCCGAGGTGGGGAGCACCGGCAACGGGAGCTCCGCCGCCCGGGCCTTCGACCTGAACATCCCGGCCGTGCCGGAGTTCGTGTGGAGGCCGTGCGCCAAGGGCAAGATGtgggaggacgaggaggaggtgcAGAGCCCCCTCGCCTTCAAGAAGCCCCGGCTTCTCACCGCCTGA